The genomic region AAAACTTTTTAATTGTAATTGGAGCAATAGTTTTATCGTGTCAACAAATAATTTATAATGGGAGCAATTTAGTTTTGTCACATTGacaaaaaatctgtacattataatgggagtgatcttGTTTTCTCTCATCAATAAATAATTCTGTAGTCATATTaggatttatatattttttgttgtgtcaacaaattattttacttataatAAGAGCAAACTATATTGCTTGTTGCCATGTTAACACAAAAATTAGTTAATTGTAATTGGATCAATCTAGTTTTGTCACatcaattaataatttgttatttCAAATGGGAGCAATCTAGTTTTGTCACActgacaaaaataaatcaataataatgtGTGCTATCTAGCTTTGTCATTTGAATGAAACATTTGGCATTTATAATTGTATCTATCTAATTTTGTTGCATTGCACAGTTAGTTTGCAGTGTAGAGAAGTCGTTACTCTTACCCCTTTCTTTTATCACTCTTTCTTCATTCACTGCtttacaatgtatttttatttatttttttcacaagttTGTTTGTCTGTAAAGCTTTTGTGCTTTGCCAGTCTTCTGCACATATTCAGCTCACGGTTGACTCTTCATCTCATGTGTCTCAATTTCTGATCTGGAAAACACGTGTTGGCTCGTGGCTCTATGGTTTTGTCTTCCTTCGAATATCATAGTTTTTATGTGCTACTAACACAAGCACACATAtaataaatccatgtcttttgaagaagCAGGCTCACTTTAGATGTTCTAAGATGGTTTAAATAATATCATAATGTAATATTTCAGATTTGAACACGCTCAGTTAGTTGTTTTATCCAATTACATCATACTTTGTGGTTTGCCGTGATTTGCACAGATGTAAGACATTTTAAGAAAGTCCTTCCCTAATCATttcttaatttgatttattttctgtGAATTTGgctaaatatttctttggaaatTTTAGCATTATaaagtacactatatggccaaaagtttgtggacacccccttgtgtgcttccaaatttgtggcaactgtttggggatagcccttttctgttccagcatgacaatgcccctgcgaacaaagtgaggtccataaagaaatggtttactgtgtctggcatggaagaaattgactggcctgcacaaagcccagacctgaaccccactgatcacttttggggtgaactggaacagcaattGTAAGttaggccccatcgaccaacatcagttcctgatcTCACTGATagtcttgtgtctgaatgagagcaaatccatgcagccatgttactacatacagtatagtggaaagccttcccaaaagagtggctGTTATTTCAGCAAAGGGgtaaattgatgcctaaggttttgaaatcaaatgttcatcaagcacatatggtgtccacaaacttttggccatatagtgtaagtGTAGCACATTGTAAAATCTATCATTCAGTATGAAAGCACTGCAGTTATTAAAAAGATATGAAACCATACACAAGACCAATACAAGCTTTTGTTTCAGCTGAATGAATTCAATTTCGAGTTCTCAATGTGGCGATCTTGCTGTGCTGCCATGAATACAGAATCTAACTCATAGCTCATAGAGTGCCATCTCTAAGACTCCAATCCACAGAAAGAATCTTAGAGCCATTGTTTTGGGTAATGCATTACAAGTAAcatttaaagtggtcatgacattcctttttaataattttatatttttcttaaggtttattataatattagtacagttttttttttttttttttttgtttgcacacacacaaacatacacacacaaaaacaataatatatttgaCCCTCTGTCaaaaacacttggttttggtgctgcttctcttttaagacttgacagtaaacgcccactgttatgattggctctctgctcttgactgacctgctctctctttaccatctcactgctcaccccTGCTGGGTGGGattacggaagtgataaggtgcagtgggcattgatgtgttgttgtggacgTGGTTAGATGTAAATGTATATAACAGTGTGACATCATAATGTGGATGGAGTAGacaacgagtcgttttggcagcttggtttcaacaaatgctttttttgcagtgaggggtaagttttgagttctgaaacttatatttattaatttatttgttttttaattaagtaaagtgacctcttatatgtcaaaagagcAATGACAGTTTGATtgctcatgtcatgacccctttaagtaatgAGGTTGTTGACTTGAAATACTTTGGGAAGTTTACATATTCTGCTGTATGGTATActaaactccatctaaaactattttgaacagcattttacaaattaatttataattactatgcatgcagtttttatgaccatATTAACTGAGaaactacatgaaatatttgtacCTTTAAAACATTCAATGTCACAACGCAGGACCATTTTCAATGAACTAGCGAATGCAATAAATAGAAAAAAGTCAAAGCAcctgatatataatataatatatatagatggataaaaaaaaatcttattcatGAATCAAAATTTTAACTAGGGTAACAGCTGGATGGAGCAAAATTCTGAATGCAGGGAACTCAAGACGTATTTTTCtacgtttcaaactacatttaacttgacgcAGTGACCTTAAAACTCTGTGTTTATGACGTGACGCAACCAAAATAAGATGCACCAAAAGCATACGTCTGACACATGTGCACATTAATGCGTTCATAGACAGGAccttataaaaaaatctattttggaCAGACTGAATATTCAATTgcaaatgataggcttatgttcaataaaatggaaataaacattttattgaacattgtctgccacaatgatgtaatgcattttaattatattgtttttttaatatatatttaccattatttaatttttcatttattgaatTACTGTCATTTGATAGGCTTTCTCAACAAATATGTATTaaatgtgattaattcgatttattaatcagcatatcatgaaattaattctatggaaaaaaattttagcgattgacagccctaattttaacaatcttgatttaaaaataataaagtcaatAAATTTATACAAGTTCATGGACATGTTATATGACATGGACAACTACCCAATCAGGTTATATAGTACCAAAGTTACTTTTCCAAATAAGTATGTGTGTTAAAGTTCTATCtctattttcttttaattatttatttagagccaaaccttaaagggatagttcaacctcATGTCAGCcgtgatgtgtatgactttctttcatctgctgagctcaaataaaaaatgttagaaAATTTCTAAGCtcttttgatccatacaatgcaagtgaatgtgtgccagaCTTTTGTAGCTCAAAAATcccacaagtcagcataaaagttatccaaaatactccagtggttaaatccatgtgggtgagaaacagatcacttttgcatttttcttgtgttttgggATTCAAACTCTGTGCATACCGCCCTCTACTGGGCAGAGaaaataatttctagcaaaaaaaagacttaaatattgatctgtttctcacccaaacctataatatcacttctgaaggtgtggattaaaccattggagtcgtatggattacttttatgatacctttaagTGCATTTTGCAtagtcaacattttggcacccattcacttgtcttgtatggacctacagagctgaaatattcttctaaaaatcttcattttagttcagcagaagatagaaagtaattcacatctcagatggcatgagggtgagtaaattatgaaagaattttcatttttgggtgaactatccctttaacctttgCTGTCATCATGCCAAGGGGTAAACCAGAATTTGTATTTCAAACTAATGTGTTGTAAAATCTAACATTGCATAAATGTTACAATGTAATCCGATTATTGTTGTTAGCAGTAACTTcataatgttacttttaaaatgaactttCCCCAGCACCAAATAAACCCCTAAAATTAATCAAATATGTTTCTATTTATGGGTTTTTATGGGGTTAAGTTGAGTTTCAAAGGTCTTACCAGGTGGTATTGCCATTCTGCAAGAAGAGGAGGCATGTGCCACCTGGTTGGGGGAAGTGGCACTTTGCCACAGCCAGCCGTGTCATGCTCACTGAAGGATGTTTGAGGTtgcgtgtgtgtatatgtctTCTATGGTCCATTAACAGAAGGACTGATTTGACACCAGCCCCGTCCCCCTGTTTGTGTGACCATGCATGTGTGTAAAACAGGCGCCTCCCTTCTGCAGGACAGATTGCTTTGCTGGTTTGGGGAGGGGGTAGCACCTGCCTCCTGCCAATGCTGTCTTACAGCTCACAGAGGACCTGCTGAGAGCTGTGTCTGTCTGCCCTGGCAGGCCCTCCTACTTTGTAcaccatctatctatccatagaTATCCATAGGACTATCCATAATCCCCATTTTACTGATAGCAGGAGTAGCCCACTCCTAGATGGAAAAAGGGGAAAGTGTCCAAACAATGTCCTCGCATTGCAGCAGGGCTCTGAGTAGGTTGAGGGAGTGTCTGAAGGTGTTGATCCAGGCTTTAGAGGTAGGGTTTGGTGGCCGCATATGCTCCCCTCCTGTGTCCGGGACGTGAAGGGTGGTGGCGGCCACTTTTGAGCTGCTAAGCTTCCCTGAAGCCTCGGCACTTGAGGGGTATGGTGGCCCGGCTTCCTGGCCCATCGGCCAAGATGCGTGCTCCAGTGTCCTGCGTCACATCTATTTTGGTCTGAGGTGCGGGTCCGGCGTTGCATCTAGTTCTGCCACAACTCTACCCGCTCCATTCCTGGACCTGTGAGGATGCCAGCTTGCATGCACTTTTGGAGATAGAAGCCAGCTCCCAGAGGAGAGGTGCGTTGCACGTTTTAATAACAGCGGTTATGAGGCTCCATTCCCCTCAGTTGCACCCCATCACCTGCTTCCCAAATGTGGCCTATTAAATTACGCCCTTCCTCTATCCTGCCCACTTCCATTgtgcctggctgaaggacggcccaCAGAGGCGGAGTAGCAACGAGAGGGATGGATGGGTCATTCTGCCACCAGCACAAAGGcaaaaactgattttgtttggGTTAGAGGTTAAACTTGGAAAAATCGTTACAACATTGTtcgttggtttatttatttatttctatgggAGCAAAAGTTGTaaatttttgtacaagccaaatttttttttatttcttaccaTCTTTATTTCGCCATCTCTATTACAGCTtatcatgagaccaggttgtcatTGCATACTGCACTGTTAcacatactatttttaaagaatagtAGGCAGTGCACAGTATATTCCACACAGAATGTGGTAATCTATccgctagtattccattccaaacatatccACACttagcagtttctttttttttttttttttttttttttacaaaattgctTGGTAGGGCtgaaactaacgattatttttataatcaattaatctaatgattatacAATtgaacaattaatcattagctcttaaccgattattcagtttttgccctgacttaaaaggttgtattaaacgtgcttactaataataatggggacaaaatcatcttttaaaaatacctctaaatgacattcactgaattaaagggaaaaaaatgctttttattaagtttaattcagtaaagaaattcactgcaaaaatcctattgttatcaagtgtttttgaaattgtctaaaaacccttaaaacaagatacacttacttgagaagcaacatataagatatttagacttgctttaagagaatgtatcttaaatataagtgtattttgtatagaagtgtattttttttttttcacttggttatacttctgcaagtgcagtaaagacaaaatatacttatattcaagttctattctctaaaagcaagtctaaatatcttatatgcttcttctcaggtgaatgcatctttttttaaaggatttttagttattttaaaatatttgtatttgtgacattatattcaaaattctcagataacaattttttcttctgcagtatagctgctaaagaaaatgaatgttgttttaaaggagttttagatatttatattggaaaacatgccaacacataaacaaatcaataatgtattttgttgcagtgtatattggggtgaagactaccctctctcacctttctgttcacttcaatccatctttaactcacaaaaaaacaaactctctcttatgattaaagctgtgtattgccaattttcttcacgattagaaatgcacagtgacacatatattatgattcaataagtcacgagccatcacgttataatctagctgcattaagcatgcacgCTCGAGGGTTGagcatccccgcgacagagtgtgcctcagtctggtgcagtttcaatctctcccccttagatcaggacattcgtgcaactccgcacagagaaatggcagtttcggagtttgtagttattcaCATGAtttgcttccatattatttgaactttaataaagctataacgcattaaatataactgcatttaagatgtaacgccggggtatttcctttaaagatgcttgaCATGCAAGTTTTACTTCAGTGGAGCGgtagctccggctccacttattccacaacgagagtgcatctgtatttacttattttgtatttttgcattataactccctcatactttgcgatctacatcacctgaagctgtttggaaagtttagagagtcagacgcgaactgcagtgctgctctcgtgcgtcatcattagagattaatgtgatctcatgttacgttaaatgagatcaaacgactattcgacaacgaaaactttttatgacaattttttattgtcgacgttgtcaaattgtttcagccctattgCTTGGTCACAATCTCTTTAAGGCACCCTTGTTAAGACTGGTGAAAGTCTTTAAGAAATCATGAAAAGAATTTGAGATTGTTTGTTCTGCTTATTTTAAAGAGCTCTTGTTGATTTTTTAAATCATGCTAATTTATGTCACTCAACACTGCAGTTAGTTAATATTCACAACAGCAGTGTTTTTGATGAGTTTTTAAACAGATTGTTATCCGTGCAGCCTCAAAGAATTACAAATGCAAGATTTCATTATTCAGGGTTAATAAGCCCCCAGAGGTGATTGATTGCACAAATGAAGAGGAGATAATCTATTTTTTGAGTAGTTATTTCTTCTTTAAAAGAAATGGTTCACCTAAAAGTGCATATTTTGTCATTCAGCAAATACTGTAACAGTTTAAATTTcggactgttcctcacacaaagctattgtgtaGCTTTAGAACACTTTAATATATAGCACCTTACTTATATGGacaacttttttgtcattttttccccccaattctcttgcattgtatgcactatAAACCCGGATAAATTCTACTAACTCAAAAAATTTCAAAACTTAAAAATCTAAAGTATGGATAACTTCTTTTTCTGAAGGACTATACAattaaaactgtgatttttctctaatcaaaatatgtgtttatacatttattaattttaattaactaCAACTCAAAGTTTAAAGTACTGCAAACTTAACTGAAATacttaaacaactttaaaaatgaagtttttttaagtttacctaacttaaaaaataatattttgcaacttaaacataataattttacaaCAAAAAAGCAAACTACATACAGTGATCATATCctgaaaatgtaatgtaaaaagacAAGGAGTACGATATTTATAAAACATGAGGCACAACATGAACATTTAAGATAACTGACAGGCAAGCAACTAGCTCAGTCATATATCTAAAGAATAACATGAAGGCATGCTGACAAGAGACaagtcataaaaaaacaaactcagCAGCAGTATAGTTACCTAGGATAAATTGTCTACAGCTGCACTGGTTTTGCACCTCCTTTAACTTTAACCCTTTTAAAAGCACCTGTCTTTTACACTTTACTTTAAATGAAtagtctgggttcaatacaagttatgctcgaCAGCATtaatagcataatgttgattaccacaaaaaaaaaaaaaaaaaaacaactgcaaaaatTGAGGCTACAATGAGACATTTATAATGAAAGCCAATGTGTTACATTTTTGAAggctttaaatacattaaaattagaATGTTATAAAAAGCAAttcatttctaaaaataatttattattcttattactaTACTaagttgaaattatgttttgtggtaatcaacattaagcaacaaatgctgtcaattgagcttaatttgtattgaatccagaatatttctttaaactctGAAAATGACTTTGGTCTTAGAAACTCTAGCAGCTTCTAATTTAAGATTTCAGAAGTGTACTACATTTAATTGGATACAGCAACTGCTACAAAAGAAGCTGGGGAATAACTGTTTCACACTGCAGTCTCTGTGTAATTTCAAATAACAAGTGAAATTGAAAAAAGGTTGGCCATCTCTTTTGGGTAACTTGGATCCAATGCATAGATTAGTCCAAAAGTTCCGAAATCCATCCGAAAGCCCTGGCAGGTAGGTAATTACTTCATTTTTTGAGAACAACAGAGATTCTGACCAGATTATAGTGAATTGCAGGATCTGTGAGTTCTCTGATGGCTGCTAACAGGGCAACAGCTGAAACACCAACATCTGGCTCTTCTGAATCTTAAGCCTTAAATGCAGAAATGAGAAAAGGGTGAAAATACCATTGAGTAAAAtctgttttaaattaaataatgcccacttaaaagaatagttcacacagaaatgaaaattatatcaatatttactcaccctcacattgtttcAGACCTAAATTACTTAATTTctccatgaaaaacaaaatattttttattcttttgatttCTTTTCACCATATGAGTGAAAAGTGATTCACAGCTGTCAAGATTCACgagaaaaaaacacacaccatAAAACTAGAGTAAAAGTAGTCAATATTAATCGTGCagtattttaagtcttctgaagccagaaGCCATACTTTTACTTTGTGAGGTAAATAAACTGAATTTCTCAAATCAAAGAGCAACTCCAGTACACACAACACAATTCAATATGGTGACAGGCAACATGTCAACAACTTCAAATATCATTGGTTCTGGTGTCATGGCATTGGATAAGACAAGCAATAACAAATAAGGTTGGATGTTATTGAAGCAGTTACCGCAATTGAACTGGGCTTTGTACACAGAGTTTATCAATTATTTGAATTTAAAGTGATCTTGTATCTTGTTCATGATACAAAGTGGttgcatgccttcagaagacttactGTATGATGCACAAGCCAAATTGAGTAATTTTGACACTTTGGGGTGCTTTGAGTTTTAAAGTGATCCACTATCAACTATTACTGAATGGCAATCAGTGattgcaacattctttaaaatatctccatTTGAAAAATGTCTTATGGGCTTGGAActatttgagggtgagtaaatggcagaagaaaaaaaaaatatatatatatatatatatatatatatatatatatatatatatatatatatatatatatatatccctctaTGGCATGACTTTTTACCCCATTTTTTGGGAGCTTGGGGGTCCCTGATAATATATCCATCATAAAATGTCCCCCCCCCAAACCAGATATTGGTTTGTTGCCTCAGAGCAACGATGTGCTATGAGGGTACTGAAACACTAAGGTTTTCTATAGTACATATGATAAGTGGAATAAGAAAAACAAGCAATATATgcaaaaagttttattttgacAAACATCAACCACAAATGGTTCCAACCAATCACAAACATcaaacaatcaaataaacaaactacTACTAATTACAACTAACAcctcatgtataaatgtttctcacatttcatataaacatataaaccaacatccaaatgactgtgtgtgtgtgtgtgtgtgtgtgtgtgtatttgtggggGGGTTATTGGTTATTGTTTGAATCAGTGCTTCTCTTTTTGACAAAGCATACTCTGATTTCCTATTCTGTGTGAAACCTCAGAAAGCAGTTGCTGGTGGATGTGAAACAGAGGTGGATATCACATTTCCGGCACTTAGCTTTTGGTGTACCTGTGCACCCTGGTACCTTGCATGTCCCCTTCTTTTCAGCCATAATCATCCAGTGGGCTGTGGCATCCATTTGCACAACAGGGACTGGAATTGGGGCAGTGGGTCCTTTTCTCCTCTTCTCCTCGTACTCACCAGCAATTGTGGAACTGGGACGACCTTTCTTGGGCTCCAGGCTCTTTCCACTTTTGCATAGGCCTTCAGAGATGTGTGACTTGAAGGTATACAGCTTCATATGTTCCTTCTTTCTCATGCCAGTGCCTTCACAATCTCTTCGGTAGAGCAGCCAGGTGGTCACGATGATCATATCCAGTAAGTGGAACACCAGCCGGTGGTACCACTTCTTTGATCTGATTTTGTTCCGGTACAGTGCAGTCAGTGAGTCAAGTAGATCCACCCCACCCATATTCTTGTTGTATTCTTTCACCACAGCAGGACAGGGGACTTTGGTGATCATCTTTCGCTAGCGAGCCCACCTGTCAACCTCAGTGACTGGGTGGGCTCCAGTGTAATCACTCAGAAGGGTCACTGAGTGGTTATCGTACCACTTTACAATGTGCAAGGTGGTTTTTCCAAACATGGCCATCTTCTGTTCAAAAGATCCACGTCCTGCTCTCTTCAGCTCAGCGTTGCACATCAAGCTGACATCTGGTAGTCTGTTGCCACGAACAGTACCAGTGCAGTGAATTCCCTGCTGAGCCAGTGTAAGCACAAGAGGGACACTCGTAAACCAGTTGTCGAAGAAAAGCTTGTAGTTCTCTTGCTTGTGTATAGGATGGGCCATGCGGAGGACAACATTGCCACTTGCTCCCACATCTGCTAGCTCAGGGGGTTGTACAACTCTCCCTATGTAGATTTCTAAGTTGTGCGGGACACCATCAGAGCCAGCCAAGACGAATATCTTGTAGCCCCATTTCTTTGATTTTGATGGCAGTTATTGCTTCAATCTATTTCTTCCCTTGAATGGGACAATCTGCTTGCTCATCAACAGCCAGCTTCTCACCCATTGGGATTGACGTCAGTTTTGAGGTTAGATGAGTGACCAGTGGTCGGATCTTGTGGAGTGGATCATCATTTTCCTCCTGTCTCTCTTCATTGTTACTGAAGTGCAGGGATTTTTTGATGGCCTCCCATCTATTAAGTATCATAGTGTCAGCTACTTGGGACACTCAGCATGCTTTGTTCCAAAACATGCAGGTGCCTGGTAAACCAAACAATGACATGTACACCACAATACCCAGGAACTGCTCAAATTCTTTTGTAGTGAGGTTAAGCGGCTTGTTTGCGTTACATTGTATCACATATAGATTTGACTGCCCTACAATAACTTCTAGAATGTCTTCTGAGGAAAAACTGCTTGAAGTACTGGAGGGGGGACATGATATCATCAGATCTTGGAAGCAGGCCCTGCCATTCTGGGTAAGCTTTGAAGTATGCATTGTGGGGCATTCTCCACCGGGGTAGGCATGGGACATCAATCTCCATCCTCAGACTCAGTCTCATTGTCAACAGACAATAGGCATTAGGCATTCTCCTAAAAAAGAAAGCAGGAAGCACAAATTTGAATGTGTCATATACCCTTCATCATCCACgcatgcaaacaaacacacacaccacacacacatgtgcacacacacgtgcacacacacgtTACTTTGCTGACTGATCCCTATCTGACCCCTGAGCTCCTAACTGTCTCTCAAACCTGATTCAGGGATCCACTCTTTCTGACTCTCCTCAAGCTTACTGTCCTCATCATTACTCTCCTCAAGCTCACTGTCCTCACTGTCAGAGGGTATGACCCTAACTGCTCGATCATGTTCCTTCCACCCATAAAATGTTCTTGTGTCTATTTCCTGTAAGTATCAGTAGATAGTAAAGTAAAAACATTGACTATTGGTGCATTCAATTCATGTCAGAAAGATTGTATTTACGAGTTGAACACACATGAACGCCACcacaaagtcgtaattacgagttGGAATCAATGGCGGAAGCAAACCATTTTCAATCATGATAAATTTATTTGTGAATGTTGACAGTACGAT from Myxocyprinus asiaticus isolate MX2 ecotype Aquarium Trade chromosome 5, UBuf_Myxa_2, whole genome shotgun sequence harbors:
- the LOC127441115 gene encoding piggyBac transposable element-derived protein 4-like gives rise to the protein MITKVPCPAVVKEYNKNMGGVDLLDSLTALYRNKIRSKKWYHRLVFHLLDMIIVTTWLLYRRDCEGTGMRKKEHMKLYTFKSHISEGLCKSGKSLEPKKGRPSSTIAGEYEEKRRKGPTAPIPVPVVQMDATAHWMIMAEKKGTCKVPGCTGTPKAKCRKCDIHLCFTSTSNCFLRFHTE